One window of the Geotrypetes seraphini chromosome 19, aGeoSer1.1, whole genome shotgun sequence genome contains the following:
- the PSMC3 gene encoding 26S proteasome regulatory subunit 6A isoform X2, translating to MASVWDEAEDGIGEEVLKMSTEEIIQRTRLLDSEIKIMKSEVLRVTHELQAMKDKIKENSEKIKVNKTLPYLVSNVIELLDVDPNDQEEDGANIDLDSQRKGKCAVIKTSTRQTYFLPVIGLVDADKLKPGDLVGVNKDSYLILETLPTEYDSRVKAMEVDERPTEQYSDIGGLDKQIQELVEAIVLPMNHKEKFENLGIQPPKGVLMYGPPGTGKTLLARACAAQTKATFLKLAGPQLVQMFIGDGAKLVRDAFALAKEKAPSIIFIDELDAIGTKRFDSEKAGDREVQRTMLELLNQLDGFQPNTQVKVIAATNRVDILDPALLRSGRLDRKIEFPMPNEEARARIMQIHSRKMNVSPDVNYEELARCTDDFNGAQCKAVCVEAGMIALRRGATELTHEDYMEGILEVQAKKKANLQYYA from the exons ATGGCGTCGGTGTGGGATGAAGCGGAG GATGGAATTGGGGAGGAAGTGCTGAAGATGTCCACAGAAGAGATCATCCAGCGTACACGTCTACTGGACAGCGAAATCAAG ATCATGAAGAGTGAAGTCTTGCGAGTGACCCATGAGTTGCAGGCCATGAAAGATAAGATCAAAGAGAACAGTGAGAAGATTAAAGTGAATAAAACTCTCCCTTATCTGGTTTCTAATGTCATTGAG CTCTTGGATGTGGACCCAAATGACCAGGAAGAGGATGGTGCCAACATTGATCTGGACTCTCAAAGAAAAGGAAAGTGTGCTGTTATTAAAACCTCCACCCGCCAG acATACTTCCTGCCTGTGATTGGATTGGTTGATGCAGATAAACTGAAGCCAGGAGACCTAGTG GGTGTAAACAAGGACTCTTACCTGATTCTGGAGACTTTGCCTACAGAATATGATTCTCGAGTCAAAGCAATGGAAGTGGATGAGAGACCCACAGAGCAATACAGTGACATTGGCGGGCTTGACAAACAGATCCAAGAG CTGGTGGAGGCGATTGTGCTACCAATGAATCACAAGGAGAAGTTTGAGAATCTTGGCATCCAGCCTCCCAAGGGGGTATTGATGTATGGTCCTCCAGGCACAGGGAAAACCCTACTGGCCAGAGCTTGTGCTGCTCAGACAAAG GCCACTTTCCTGAAATTGGCAGGCCCCCAGCTGGTACAGATGTTCATTGGAGATGGTGCCAAACTGGTGCGTGATGCCTTTGCACTGGCTAAAGAAAAAGCTCCTTCTATCATCTTCATTGATGAACTGGATGCCATTGGTACTAAGAG GTTTGACAGTGAGAAGGCTGGTGATAGAGAGGTGCAGAGGACCATGTTGGAACTTTTAAATCAGTTGGACGGATTTCAGCCTAATACACAAGTTAAG GTAATTGCTGCCACAAACCGGGTGGATATTCTGGATCCTGCCCTGCTCCGGTCTGGGCGACTGGATCGGAAGATTGAATTTCCAATGCCCAATGAGGAGGCCAGAGCTCGAATAATGCAGATCCATTCCAGGAAAATGAACGTTAG TCCTGATGTGAACTATGAAGAACTTGCTCGCTGTACAGATGACTTTAATGGTGCTCAGTGTAAAGCAGTATGTGTTGAAGCA GGGATGATTGCACTCCGCAGAGGCGCAACCGAACTTACACATGAGGATTACATGGAAGGCATCCTGGAGGTTCAAGCCAAGAAGAAAGCCAACTTGCAGTACTATGCTTAA
- the PSMC3 gene encoding 26S proteasome regulatory subunit 6A isoform X1, whose protein sequence is MASVWDEAEQDGIGEEVLKMSTEEIIQRTRLLDSEIKIMKSEVLRVTHELQAMKDKIKENSEKIKVNKTLPYLVSNVIELLDVDPNDQEEDGANIDLDSQRKGKCAVIKTSTRQTYFLPVIGLVDADKLKPGDLVGVNKDSYLILETLPTEYDSRVKAMEVDERPTEQYSDIGGLDKQIQELVEAIVLPMNHKEKFENLGIQPPKGVLMYGPPGTGKTLLARACAAQTKATFLKLAGPQLVQMFIGDGAKLVRDAFALAKEKAPSIIFIDELDAIGTKRFDSEKAGDREVQRTMLELLNQLDGFQPNTQVKVIAATNRVDILDPALLRSGRLDRKIEFPMPNEEARARIMQIHSRKMNVSPDVNYEELARCTDDFNGAQCKAVCVEAGMIALRRGATELTHEDYMEGILEVQAKKKANLQYYA, encoded by the exons ATGGCGTCGGTGTGGGATGAAGCGGAG caGGATGGAATTGGGGAGGAAGTGCTGAAGATGTCCACAGAAGAGATCATCCAGCGTACACGTCTACTGGACAGCGAAATCAAG ATCATGAAGAGTGAAGTCTTGCGAGTGACCCATGAGTTGCAGGCCATGAAAGATAAGATCAAAGAGAACAGTGAGAAGATTAAAGTGAATAAAACTCTCCCTTATCTGGTTTCTAATGTCATTGAG CTCTTGGATGTGGACCCAAATGACCAGGAAGAGGATGGTGCCAACATTGATCTGGACTCTCAAAGAAAAGGAAAGTGTGCTGTTATTAAAACCTCCACCCGCCAG acATACTTCCTGCCTGTGATTGGATTGGTTGATGCAGATAAACTGAAGCCAGGAGACCTAGTG GGTGTAAACAAGGACTCTTACCTGATTCTGGAGACTTTGCCTACAGAATATGATTCTCGAGTCAAAGCAATGGAAGTGGATGAGAGACCCACAGAGCAATACAGTGACATTGGCGGGCTTGACAAACAGATCCAAGAG CTGGTGGAGGCGATTGTGCTACCAATGAATCACAAGGAGAAGTTTGAGAATCTTGGCATCCAGCCTCCCAAGGGGGTATTGATGTATGGTCCTCCAGGCACAGGGAAAACCCTACTGGCCAGAGCTTGTGCTGCTCAGACAAAG GCCACTTTCCTGAAATTGGCAGGCCCCCAGCTGGTACAGATGTTCATTGGAGATGGTGCCAAACTGGTGCGTGATGCCTTTGCACTGGCTAAAGAAAAAGCTCCTTCTATCATCTTCATTGATGAACTGGATGCCATTGGTACTAAGAG GTTTGACAGTGAGAAGGCTGGTGATAGAGAGGTGCAGAGGACCATGTTGGAACTTTTAAATCAGTTGGACGGATTTCAGCCTAATACACAAGTTAAG GTAATTGCTGCCACAAACCGGGTGGATATTCTGGATCCTGCCCTGCTCCGGTCTGGGCGACTGGATCGGAAGATTGAATTTCCAATGCCCAATGAGGAGGCCAGAGCTCGAATAATGCAGATCCATTCCAGGAAAATGAACGTTAG TCCTGATGTGAACTATGAAGAACTTGCTCGCTGTACAGATGACTTTAATGGTGCTCAGTGTAAAGCAGTATGTGTTGAAGCA GGGATGATTGCACTCCGCAGAGGCGCAACCGAACTTACACATGAGGATTACATGGAAGGCATCCTGGAGGTTCAAGCCAAGAAGAAAGCCAACTTGCAGTACTATGCTTAA